The Amycolatopsis nigrescens CSC17Ta-90 genomic interval AGATCGCGTTCGTCCTTGGCAGGCCGCTGGCCGGACCGGGGGTGACGGTTGCGGACGCGGTGCGCGCGGTCGAGTTCGTGCTGCCCGCGCTGGAGATCGTGGACTCCAGGATCACCGACTGGCAGATCTCGATCGTGGACACCATCGCCGACAACGCCTCCTCCGGCGGGGTGGTGCTGGGCAGCCGCCCCACCCCGCTGTCCGCGGTCGACCTGCGGCTGGCCGGCTGCACCCTGCACGCGAACGGCGAGCTCGCGGCCACCGGGGCCGGTGGCGCGGTGCTCGGCTCCCCGCTCAACGCGCTGGTCTGGCTGGCGAACACGGTCGGCCCGCTGGGCATCGCGCTGGAACCGGGTCATGTGGTGCTGCCCGGCTCGATGACCAAGGCGATCCCGCTGCGCCCCGGCGACACCGTGGTGTCCACGGTCGCCGGGCTCGGCAGCGTCACGGCCGTGTTCGGGAAGGGTGACTCGTGAGCGAGTGGAACATCGAGCGTGCGGCCGAAGTGCTGCTGGCCGCCGAACGCGACGGGGTCGCCCGCGGCCCGCTCACCGAGGAATGGCCCGACCTCGACCTGCGCACCGCCTACGCCGTGCAGGACGAGGCGCTGCGGCGCCGGCGGGCCCGCGGTGAGCGACCGGTCGGCGTCAAGCTCGGGCTGACCGCGAAGGCCAAGCAGCGGGAAATGGGTGTGGACCGGCCGGTACTGGCCTGGCTCACCGACGCGATGGCGCTGCCGTCGGGCACGCCGTTGCCGCGCGCCGGGCTGATCCGGCCGCGCGCGGAGCCGGAGATCGTGTTCCTGATGGGCCGGCGCCTTGCCGGGCCCGGGGTCACCGCGGCCACCGCACTGGCCGCGGTGGACGCCGTCTACGGCGGCATCGAGATCCTCGACAGCCGCTACAGCAGCCACAGCGGCTCGCGGCCCGCGCTGCCGGACACGGTGGCGGACAACGCCTCGATGGGCCGGTTCGTGCTCGGCCCGGTCGCCGCGCCGCCCGCCGGGCTGGACCTGACGCTGCAGGGCTGCTTGCTGGAGCTGGACGGTTCCGTTGTGGACAGTGCGACCGGAGCGGCGAAGGGGCACCCGGCGGAGGGGCTGGCGATGGCCGCGAACATCCTCGCCGAACGCGGCCTGGCGCTGGAGCCGGGCTGGCTGGTGCTGACCGGCGGGCTGACCGACACGGTGCAGATCGAGCCGGGCGCGCGGGTGGCCGCGCACTTCGCGAGCCTCGGCAGTTTGACCGTTTCCGGCGGCTGAATCGGTTCGGCCGACCCATTCGGACTACCCGCGGTGATAAAGCGGGCACTCGGCCGAATGGTCTTCGAACCGGGCATGAGACATAGCGGGTTATGCACTATCCAGTCGACGGGGCCGCCCGGAGGGTGGCTCGCGGCGGCTGGATGCGGCGGCGCACAGAGGGCAGGCGCGGCGGCGAGTGTGCATAACGCGCGTCCGCATGAGACACAGCGCACAAGGTCCCGGGAATTGTCGGTGCCGTGCGTTTTAATCGGGGGCAGCTGGAAGGGGGCGAAAAGATGCCTCAGGAGCCCGAAGACAGCGAGATACAACTGAACCACCGCGAACGCGCGACCTTGCGCGCGGTGGCACTCGGTACCGCCGAGATCAGCTGCAGCTGCGAGCCCGACCTGTTCATCGACGGCCTGGCCTGCTGCGATCAGGCCACCGCGCACCGGCTGGCCGCCCGCGGCCTG includes:
- a CDS encoding 2-keto-4-pentenoate hydratase, whose product is MDATAVRDAAALLRTAYTTGTPIPPLIGTFPSATTTDAYRIQQEQVRAWTEAGDTVKGHKVGLASAAMQRQMGVDQPDYGHLLGAMFHLEHQPIPAGAFLQPRIEPEIAFVLGRPLAGPGVTVADAVRAVEFVLPALEIVDSRITDWQISIVDTIADNASSGGVVLGSRPTPLSAVDLRLAGCTLHANGELAATGAGGAVLGSPLNALVWLANTVGPLGIALEPGHVVLPGSMTKAIPLRPGDTVVSTVAGLGSVTAVFGKGDS
- a CDS encoding 2-keto-4-pentenoate hydratase; this encodes MSEWNIERAAEVLLAAERDGVARGPLTEEWPDLDLRTAYAVQDEALRRRRARGERPVGVKLGLTAKAKQREMGVDRPVLAWLTDAMALPSGTPLPRAGLIRPRAEPEIVFLMGRRLAGPGVTAATALAAVDAVYGGIEILDSRYSSHSGSRPALPDTVADNASMGRFVLGPVAAPPAGLDLTLQGCLLELDGSVVDSATGAAKGHPAEGLAMAANILAERGLALEPGWLVLTGGLTDTVQIEPGARVAAHFASLGSLTVSGG